From one Candidatus Chromulinivorax destructor genomic stretch:
- a CDS encoding GntR family transcriptional regulator, translating to MKKSIEFKLENSLSQQCYEQLQQEIVQGILRPGEKLKVIPITQRFNIGQSPVREALSKLSAVGLVCMEENKGFSVAKISEQDIRDVYKVFTHIETTALSWSIKSGGEQWQADIVAELYKLSLVECSEQKVAHTLWAERNYHFHLALIAGCQSPLLLNIRHQIYMKFDRYCQMSYQLSQSSLHNNYECHKQLADAVLQRNIKEAKKLMAHHINAPREEIIKLFQQHKAF from the coding sequence ATGAAAAAATCAATTGAATTCAAATTAGAAAACTCTCTTTCACAACAATGCTACGAACAACTTCAACAAGAAATAGTTCAAGGCATTTTGCGTCCTGGAGAAAAATTAAAAGTTATACCTATCACGCAACGTTTTAATATTGGACAAAGCCCTGTTCGAGAAGCTCTTTCTAAACTTTCAGCGGTTGGACTTGTCTGCATGGAAGAAAATAAGGGATTTTCAGTAGCAAAAATATCAGAGCAAGATATTCGCGATGTCTACAAAGTATTTACTCACATCGAAACAACTGCTTTAAGCTGGTCTATAAAATCTGGGGGTGAACAATGGCAAGCTGATATCGTAGCAGAGCTTTACAAACTTTCTCTCGTTGAATGTTCTGAACAAAAAGTAGCACATACTTTATGGGCTGAACGTAATTATCATTTTCACCTTGCTCTCATAGCTGGTTGTCAATCACCACTGCTTTTAAACATTCGCCATCAAATATATATGAAATTTGATCGATATTGCCAAATGTCATACCAATTGTCACAAAGCAGTTTGCATAACAATTATGAATGTCACAAACAATTAGCCGATGCTGTTCTACAAAGAAATATAAAAGAAGCAAAAAAATTAATGGCGCATCATATTAACGCTCCACGAGAAGAGATTATTAAGCTTTTCCAACAGCACAAAGCTTTTTAA
- a CDS encoding Type 1 glutamine amidotransferase-like domain-containing protein translates to MIQQKFIAIGGGSGLNKKVHSKINQRIIELSGKPHPSILFIPTASRDDADYTERFIDYFQHRGAQVDVLYLCKIKPTYAQMQEKFDRADIIYVGGGNTLFMMNLLRKLEVDKLLQQAWHAGKLLCGVSAGSICWFDAGNSDSRKDNNPDADYIKVTALGFMNAMNCPHYDSEQGRKASFKKMLRKYPGVGVALEDHAALEVVGTTYTIITSNDTAQGYKVYWKDGLFYEEPLTQKPNQLLDNLLAK, encoded by the coding sequence ATGATTCAACAAAAATTTATAGCAATTGGTGGAGGAAGCGGCCTGAATAAAAAAGTCCACTCAAAAATTAATCAAAGAATTATTGAACTAAGTGGTAAGCCTCATCCATCAATTTTATTTATTCCAACTGCTAGTCGTGATGATGCTGACTACACAGAAAGATTTATCGATTATTTTCAGCATCGAGGAGCTCAAGTTGATGTTTTGTATCTTTGTAAAATAAAACCAACGTATGCGCAGATGCAAGAAAAATTTGATCGCGCAGATATTATCTACGTCGGTGGAGGTAATACGCTTTTCATGATGAATCTATTGAGAAAGCTTGAAGTTGATAAGCTTTTACAGCAAGCTTGGCATGCAGGTAAGCTTTTGTGCGGTGTCAGCGCTGGGTCGATTTGTTGGTTTGATGCTGGCAACTCTGATTCTCGTAAAGATAATAACCCAGATGCTGATTATATTAAAGTGACTGCTTTAGGATTTATGAATGCTATGAATTGTCCCCATTATGATTCTGAGCAAGGTCGTAAAGCGTCATTTAAAAAAATGCTCCGAAAGTATCCTGGAGTTGGCGTTGCACTTGAAGATCATGCAGCGCTAGAAGTTGTAGGTACAACGTATACAATTATAACTTCAAACGACACTGCACAAGGATATAAAGTGTATTGGAAAGATGGTTTGTTTTATGAAGAACCGTTAACCCAAAAGCCAAATCAATTATTAGATAATTTGTTAGCAAAATAA
- a CDS encoding NUDIX hydrolase, translating to MEMLDRRTHYPVAVDCVIFGYDGIELKVALIERKKLPFLGYWGLPGGFLIGIETVEQAAYRKLQEETGIHDIYLEQFHVFSNPDRDPRGHVITVAFFALIASDKIELEPTTNVVRAQWFSAYQIPQLAFDHNEIYTKALEALRIAIIIKPLVFKLLPKQFTLTMLQNLYEQIVGYSIDKRNFRKKILKDGYVQQTTKTTNGGQHRPAKLYKFNKSRYTYYPTMF from the coding sequence ATGGAAATGTTAGACAGAAGAACGCATTATCCTGTAGCTGTTGATTGTGTTATCTTTGGTTATGATGGCATAGAATTAAAAGTCGCCTTAATTGAGAGAAAAAAATTACCATTTTTAGGATACTGGGGTCTGCCTGGTGGATTTTTAATTGGAATAGAAACTGTTGAGCAAGCAGCATATCGAAAGCTTCAAGAAGAAACAGGAATCCATGATATTTATCTTGAGCAGTTTCATGTCTTTAGTAACCCTGATCGAGATCCTCGTGGGCATGTTATAACCGTTGCATTTTTTGCACTTATTGCATCTGATAAAATTGAGCTTGAACCAACAACAAATGTAGTTCGAGCACAATGGTTTTCTGCATATCAAATCCCTCAACTTGCATTTGACCATAATGAAATTTATACAAAAGCATTAGAAGCTTTACGGATTGCAATAATAATAAAACCTTTAGTTTTCAAGTTATTACCAAAACAGTTTACGTTAACTATGCTGCAAAATTTATATGAGCAGATAGTTGGATATTCTATAGACAAAAGAAATTTTAGAAAAAAAATTCTTAAAGATGGTTATGTTCAACAAACAACCAAAACTACAAATGGTGGGCAGCATCGTCCAGCAAAGCTTTATAAGTTTAATAAATCACGCTATACATATTATCCTACAATGTTTTGA
- a CDS encoding outer membrane protein: protein MKRFFIALILCTSLMSGMTDCSSDEQDYSFYIKVGSGVSCSELAHVVAVYPPWAQAVQGYDSKLGNCAIAAFAVGCEFLHIVDVELSIANRSTFEYRQFQTPTTGGASYTREFDLSVTPILFTVNLLGRGIPHLNMDVADGKIYPMVGAAIGMSNLLITNFRTTGLPSTGGSAPYESFSAENQYTLRKNFTYTIQAGLEYSHTDRWAIGTGYRWFNAGDFTGPEYQRTGTGAAVDLADEQWQMRFRAQEWFLEFKIFI, encoded by the coding sequence ATGAAACGCTTTTTTATAGCACTTATTCTGTGCACATCGTTAATGTCTGGTATGACTGACTGCTCATCTGACGAGCAAGATTACTCTTTTTATATTAAAGTTGGCTCAGGGGTTTCGTGCTCTGAGTTGGCACATGTCGTTGCGGTGTATCCGCCTTGGGCACAGGCTGTTCAAGGGTATGATTCAAAATTAGGAAATTGTGCTATTGCAGCTTTTGCTGTAGGTTGTGAATTTTTACATATCGTTGATGTTGAGTTAAGCATTGCCAATCGTTCAACTTTTGAATATCGACAGTTTCAGACTCCTACAACTGGTGGCGCATCGTATACACGGGAGTTTGACCTGAGCGTTACACCTATTTTATTCACCGTCAATTTACTTGGCCGAGGGATTCCTCACTTGAATATGGATGTTGCAGATGGAAAAATCTATCCAATGGTAGGGGCTGCAATAGGGATGAGTAATCTGTTGATAACAAATTTTAGAACAACAGGGCTACCTTCTACCGGTGGTTCAGCTCCCTACGAAAGTTTTTCTGCAGAAAATCAGTATACGCTTCGTAAGAATTTTACCTATACAATTCAAGCAGGGCTTGAGTATAGTCACACGGATCGTTGGGCAATTGGAACTGGCTATCGCTGGTTTAATGCAGGAGATTTTACAGGACCTGAGTATCAAAGAACTGGAACAGGCGCTGCCGTTGACTTAGCTGATGAACAGTGGCAGATGCGTTTTAGAGCTCAAGAATGGTTTTTGGAATTTAAAATTTTCATCTAA
- a CDS encoding DUF2779 domain-containing protein, with protein MITKTRYLDFLDCPKNAWLSLHKPELAHLFELSEFAQGLTEQGNVIESLARKRFPQGVLIQGIAEKALAATAYHLAAQTPVIFQAAFQVDQFFIRVDILEYDKKKQCWNLYEVKATNSVTENSKQNDHIEDVIFQKIIIESSGVDLGRVSVLHLNKFYVLRGQIDVDNLFHIQDVTDQAEERFIETAEMMQYAQKTLEQKDENSINCACIYKGRNSHCATFVYSHQDVPEYAIHDIARIGASKKKLAELVDKKIFDLKDVPLDFKLSEIQRLQLESHVSGHTFIDKPAIKNQLDQLIYPLYYLDYESFASAVPLFQGFSPYNQIPFQFSLHVQDSIDAQIVHYEYLHTKHVDPSLYIIAKLEQFIGSVGSIIVWSKSFEQGVHKNLWQRHPEHQEFLENLNARMYDLAEIFTKQLYVHPDFKGKTSIKKVLPALVPTASYATLGIQAGDVASQSWYTMMYGSLSHDEQLKIIQDLAEYCQQDTYAMYAILMKLYEEISS; from the coding sequence TTGATTACAAAAACTCGGTATTTAGATTTTTTAGATTGTCCGAAAAATGCATGGCTCTCGCTTCATAAGCCTGAGCTTGCACATTTATTTGAACTGTCAGAATTTGCTCAAGGTTTAACTGAGCAGGGAAATGTTATTGAATCGTTGGCACGAAAAAGGTTTCCTCAAGGTGTTCTTATTCAAGGCATCGCAGAGAAAGCTTTAGCAGCAACTGCGTACCATCTTGCAGCTCAAACTCCGGTGATATTTCAGGCGGCATTTCAGGTCGATCAGTTTTTCATTCGAGTTGATATCCTTGAATATGATAAGAAAAAACAGTGTTGGAACTTGTACGAAGTCAAAGCTACCAATTCAGTCACCGAAAATTCAAAACAGAATGATCATATTGAAGATGTGATATTCCAGAAAATTATTATAGAGTCTTCTGGGGTAGATCTTGGTCGAGTTTCTGTCTTACACCTTAATAAATTTTATGTACTGCGTGGACAAATTGATGTTGATAATCTTTTTCATATCCAAGATGTAACAGACCAAGCAGAAGAGCGTTTTATTGAAACTGCAGAAATGATGCAATACGCACAAAAAACGTTGGAGCAAAAAGACGAAAATAGTATCAATTGCGCATGTATTTACAAAGGTCGTAATAGCCATTGTGCAACGTTTGTTTATTCTCATCAAGATGTGCCTGAGTATGCAATTCACGATATTGCAAGAATCGGTGCAAGTAAGAAAAAATTAGCAGAGCTTGTCGATAAAAAAATATTTGACTTAAAAGACGTTCCCTTAGACTTTAAACTGAGCGAGATTCAAAGACTACAGCTGGAATCGCATGTTTCAGGGCACACGTTTATTGATAAACCTGCAATCAAAAATCAGTTGGATCAGCTTATTTATCCATTATATTATTTAGATTATGAAAGTTTTGCATCGGCTGTTCCATTATTTCAGGGTTTTAGTCCGTACAATCAGATCCCATTTCAATTTTCCCTGCATGTACAAGATTCTATTGATGCGCAAATTGTTCATTATGAATATCTTCATACCAAGCATGTTGACCCATCGTTATACATTATTGCTAAGTTAGAACAATTTATAGGAAGTGTCGGTTCTATTATTGTATGGAGCAAAAGCTTTGAGCAAGGTGTTCATAAAAATTTATGGCAACGCCATCCAGAGCATCAAGAATTTTTAGAAAATTTAAATGCTCGGATGTATGATTTGGCAGAAATTTTTACCAAACAGCTGTATGTGCATCCTGACTTTAAAGGCAAAACATCGATTAAAAAAGTTTTACCAGCATTAGTTCCAACTGCAAGTTATGCAACGTTAGGTATTCAAGCTGGTGATGTTGCATCGCAAAGTTGGTATACGATGATGTACGGTTCTTTGTCGCATGATGAGCAGCTGAAAATTATTCAAGATTTAGCAGAGTACTGCCAGCAAGATACGTATGCAATGTATGCAATTTTAATGAAATTATATGAAGAAATATCATCATAA
- a CDS encoding AAA family ATPase, translated as MNTLFKKNHLFQNRQILDKLTVHFDTTVDFNTYPFSLQIIKNLKSIDFPTQVTFFVGENGAGKSTILEAIAHKAGFGTEGGSKNINFSTSDHNNCTPAEFLADQLTLSWTIKPRDGYFFRAESFFNIANYLDTLEKESGNAYAPYGGKSLHQQSHGESFMSFFENRLGLGGFFILDEPEAALSPQRQLSFLATIHELCKNSNAQFIIATHSPILLAYPGATIYSCDANMLEKINYYDTQHYKITKQFLHNPDNFLYHLFYDDSLDQK; from the coding sequence ATGAATACATTATTTAAAAAGAATCATTTATTCCAAAACCGACAAATTCTGGATAAACTTACCGTACATTTTGATACTACTGTTGATTTTAATACGTATCCTTTTTCATTACAAATTATTAAAAATTTAAAATCTATTGATTTTCCAACGCAAGTAACTTTTTTTGTTGGCGAAAATGGCGCGGGCAAATCAACTATTCTTGAAGCAATTGCACACAAAGCAGGTTTTGGCACTGAAGGTGGAAGTAAAAACATTAACTTTAGTACATCAGACCACAATAACTGTACCCCAGCAGAATTTCTTGCTGATCAGCTGACGCTTTCTTGGACCATCAAACCGCGCGATGGATACTTTTTTCGAGCAGAAAGTTTTTTTAATATCGCCAATTACTTAGATACTCTTGAAAAAGAAAGTGGAAACGCTTACGCTCCTTACGGTGGAAAATCACTGCATCAACAATCTCATGGTGAAAGCTTTATGTCCTTTTTTGAAAATCGATTAGGGCTTGGTGGCTTTTTTATACTTGATGAACCAGAAGCAGCTCTTTCACCTCAACGCCAATTATCATTTTTAGCAACTATTCATGAGCTGTGTAAAAATTCAAATGCCCAATTTATTATTGCAACGCACTCACCTATTCTCTTAGCATATCCAGGTGCAACAATTTATTCTTGTGATGCAAATATGCTAGAAAAAATAAATTATTACGATACGCAACATTATAAAATAACAAAACAATTTTTACATAATCCTGATAACTTTCTCTATCATTTGTTTTATGATGATTCGCTTGATCAAAAATAA
- a CDS encoding PLD nuclease N-terminal domain-containing protein, translating into MQIFIVISMCFSMFMSIEASFKDHLSSHFTAKDIINIEKCIDTLTLFMNAFNSKQESLLLSSIDRNQIKLRDDIVHMITTRNMQYAFSLYSIDNCGIEIMPQAIKINGYYKFQEVDANGRWSREGFSNYFVLQQSSNGNWVIIDTNFSTKLDWDNFYGFVGLLWFLFALWMLIDCFNREFEKRGRWFCAMIFIPFIGHLLYFFGVKLKQWDNQPKYYENYLQNDEYSKQAALAIRSNWIYLWTFSLLAMLGFTFIPYAVCTSMMIALKVSIIVLLYTLSVMYIFSFAFAYLRQSTIAIKLSILGLVFMICFRVCKYISNILLNFESLSYEKFMNETGVFLVTALWLVCLCIESYRLYCLNQAVLDKKNVQA; encoded by the coding sequence ATGCAAATTTTCATAGTCATCAGCATGTGCTTTTCGATGTTTATGTCGATAGAAGCTTCATTCAAGGATCACCTGAGCTCTCATTTTACTGCAAAAGATATTATTAATATTGAAAAATGTATTGATACATTGACCCTATTTATGAATGCTTTTAATTCTAAGCAAGAATCATTGTTGTTATCATCTATTGATCGTAATCAAATAAAGCTAAGAGACGATATTGTTCATATGATTACAACAAGAAATATGCAGTACGCATTCTCTTTATACTCTATAGATAATTGTGGTATTGAAATTATGCCTCAGGCTATAAAAATAAATGGTTATTATAAGTTTCAAGAAGTTGATGCTAACGGGCGTTGGTCTCGTGAAGGATTTTCTAACTATTTTGTTTTACAGCAAAGTAGTAACGGTAACTGGGTTATTATTGATACTAATTTTTCTACAAAATTAGATTGGGATAATTTTTATGGATTTGTAGGGCTGCTTTGGTTTTTATTTGCTCTATGGATGTTGATCGATTGCTTTAACAGGGAATTTGAAAAAAGAGGAAGATGGTTTTGCGCGATGATTTTTATACCTTTTATAGGTCACTTACTTTATTTTTTTGGTGTTAAATTGAAGCAGTGGGATAATCAACCTAAGTATTATGAAAATTATTTACAAAATGATGAATATTCAAAGCAAGCTGCACTTGCAATACGGAGTAATTGGATTTATTTGTGGACTTTTAGCTTGCTAGCTATGCTTGGATTTACATTCATTCCATATGCAGTATGCACGAGTATGATGATTGCTCTTAAAGTTTCTATAATAGTTTTGCTATATACTTTATCTGTTATGTATATATTTTCATTTGCTTTTGCATACCTACGGCAAAGTACCATTGCTATTAAGCTGAGTATATTGGGACTTGTGTTTATGATCTGTTTTAGGGTGTGTAAGTATATATCAAATATTTTGCTTAATTTTGAATCTTTATCGTATGAAAAATTTATGAACGAGACTGGAGTGTTTTTAGTTACAGCGTTATGGTTGGTCTGTTTATGCATTGAGTCATATCGTTTATATTGTTTAAATCAAGCTGTTTTAGATAAGAAAAACGTTCAAGCATAA
- a CDS encoding DUF488 domain-containing protein, producing the protein MIFLKRANEVAYKQDGFRILVDRLWPRGMSKEKEHLDLWLKEIAPSTKLRKEFGHDPVKWAWFKKEYKAELNNKIELLQQIKDILKKHTTITLIYGAKDEIHNNAIVLKEILEQY; encoded by the coding sequence ATGATTTTCTTAAAAAGAGCTAATGAAGTTGCTTATAAACAAGATGGATTTAGAATTCTTGTTGATCGTCTATGGCCCAGAGGCATGTCAAAAGAAAAAGAACATCTTGATTTATGGCTTAAAGAAATTGCTCCCAGTACAAAGTTACGAAAAGAATTTGGACATGATCCTGTAAAGTGGGCTTGGTTTAAAAAAGAATATAAAGCAGAACTCAATAATAAAATCGAATTACTCCAACAAATTAAAGACATTCTTAAAAAACATACAACCATTACATTAATTTATGGAGCTAAAGATGAAATTCATAATAATGCGATTGTTCTTAAAGAAATTTTAGAGCAATACTAA
- a CDS encoding MC/SLC25 family protein — MNKNVQFFAIFCMVTICIQSAEDRRLQLSENIGISVMADALPSENSHEDQSSEKRPLSLSESIVIGGVVGCLEVAFPGQILVYAMNQKIDKKPFVLSNSYKGFSAHAGGQMPITAMQKVVQVKGSDLLEKWQDRPLSIKQKIAISCCAGIAGAIIDTPCNAVQLFLQKEANAGKNIGDACKELSMKSCFKGFTANALLKEAPFAIAYQTSAPQAIEIAKEYVGDNLFAQAIGGSIVGVATAVGTQPGAVIRNRMSNDPHGVLYTSTLQTVQKIYKEEGAQAFFRGLSARGPRVGIAIPLYVMYGTAMEYIIRKEL, encoded by the coding sequence ATGAACAAAAATGTTCAATTTTTTGCCATCTTTTGTATGGTTACTATCTGTATACAATCAGCTGAAGATCGTCGTTTGCAGCTATCAGAAAACATTGGTATAAGTGTCATGGCAGATGCTCTGCCATCAGAGAACTCCCATGAAGATCAATCATCTGAAAAAAGACCGTTATCATTGTCCGAAAGTATTGTTATCGGTGGGGTTGTAGGGTGCTTGGAAGTTGCATTTCCTGGGCAAATTCTTGTATATGCAATGAATCAAAAAATAGATAAGAAACCTTTTGTTCTATCAAATTCATATAAAGGGTTTTCAGCTCATGCCGGTGGTCAGATGCCTATTACCGCAATGCAAAAAGTGGTACAAGTAAAAGGATCTGATTTGCTAGAAAAATGGCAAGATCGACCTCTTTCTATCAAGCAAAAGATTGCTATATCTTGTTGTGCAGGTATTGCAGGAGCTATTATCGATACCCCTTGCAATGCTGTTCAACTTTTTTTGCAAAAAGAAGCGAATGCAGGAAAAAACATAGGTGATGCTTGTAAAGAACTTTCAATGAAAAGTTGTTTTAAAGGTTTTACAGCCAATGCATTGTTAAAAGAGGCTCCGTTTGCAATTGCTTACCAAACATCTGCTCCACAAGCAATTGAGATTGCAAAAGAATATGTAGGTGATAATTTATTTGCACAAGCAATTGGCGGTTCAATTGTTGGAGTTGCAACTGCTGTTGGAACTCAGCCTGGAGCAGTGATTCGCAATCGTATGAGTAATGACCCTCATGGAGTTTTGTATACATCAACATTACAAACCGTGCAAAAAATATATAAAGAAGAAGGCGCTCAAGCATTTTTTAGGGGATTGTCAGCGCGAGGACCTCGAGTTGGTATTGCTATACCACTGTATGTTATGTATGGAACAGCAATGGAATATATTATAAGAAAAGAATTATAA
- a CDS encoding methyltransferase, translated as MKISKNQSLKLLLMLCTICSSVCYSDKADPTLNLNNSHKLIELASAHIVSRAIHIAALIKVADHLIDGPCNIYDLANKTHTNENALYRLLRLLASNGIFHESENRFFSLTPLAELLVSSYPNSLQAWLANHDGDEKRWRSYGHMQYSIETGKPAFNHIFGQGYFNLIAQDPKLAVSFDEGMRNLSEKEDQAIANCYNFAPYKNIMDIGGGKGGLLTAIVKLNPFMQGIVYDLPHVEISAKAYLAQQNIEQSITWQSGSFFEQIPLGHDLYILKRILHDWDDELCIKILSNCRAAMNNTSKLIIIEAIVSSGNTRDFSKDVDLAMLVIFGGKERTKIEWESLLDAADLKLVNIQQTQSMLSILEVVIK; from the coding sequence ATGAAAATTTCAAAAAACCAATCACTAAAATTGCTGTTGATGCTTTGCACTATCTGCTCGTCTGTATGTTACTCTGACAAAGCTGATCCAACACTCAATCTTAACAACTCACACAAACTCATAGAACTTGCATCAGCCCATATAGTATCGCGAGCTATTCATATCGCTGCACTTATAAAGGTAGCAGATCATTTGATCGATGGACCTTGTAACATATATGATTTGGCAAACAAAACGCATACCAATGAAAATGCTCTGTATCGATTACTTCGGTTACTTGCCAGCAATGGCATATTTCATGAATCAGAGAACAGATTTTTTTCACTAACACCTTTAGCCGAATTATTGGTTTCAAGCTACCCCAATTCATTGCAAGCATGGTTAGCAAATCACGACGGCGATGAAAAGCGATGGCGATCGTATGGGCACATGCAGTATAGCATTGAAACAGGAAAGCCTGCATTTAACCACATTTTTGGACAAGGTTACTTTAATCTTATTGCACAAGATCCTAAATTAGCTGTCTCTTTTGACGAAGGAATGCGCAATCTTTCAGAAAAAGAAGATCAAGCTATTGCTAACTGCTACAATTTTGCACCTTATAAAAATATTATGGATATCGGTGGAGGTAAAGGAGGATTATTAACAGCAATTGTAAAATTAAATCCTTTCATGCAAGGCATTGTATATGATTTGCCGCATGTTGAAATATCTGCAAAAGCATACTTAGCTCAGCAAAATATTGAGCAATCAATTACATGGCAATCAGGAAGCTTCTTTGAGCAAATTCCATTAGGTCATGATCTCTATATACTTAAAAGAATATTACATGATTGGGATGATGAGTTGTGTATAAAAATTTTATCAAATTGTAGAGCAGCTATGAACAATACAAGCAAATTGATTATTATTGAAGCAATTGTTTCTTCTGGAAATACTCGTGATTTCTCTAAGGATGTTGATTTGGCTATGTTAGTTATTTTTGGTGGCAAAGAACGTACAAAAATCGAATGGGAGAGCTTATTAGATGCTGCAGATCTAAAACTTGTAAACATTCAACAAACTCAATCTATGCTCTCAATTCTTGAAGTTGTTATAAAATAA